Within the Acidimicrobiia bacterium genome, the region CCCAAGCGCCGGCTGACGGTGTTCACCGGCGTTTCCGGCTCCGGGAAAAGCTCGTTGGTGTTCGGCACGATCGCCGCCGAATCTCAGCGGATGATTAACGAGACATACAGTGCTTTTGTCCAGAGCTTCATGCCAACGATGGCCCGCCCCGAGGTCGACGTCCTCGACGGGCTGACGACGGCGATCATCGTCGATCA harbors:
- a CDS encoding excinuclease ABC subunit UvrA, whose amino-acid sequence is MTHAADTHDLIRVQGARVNNLKDVSVEIPKRRLTVFTGVSGSGKSSLVFGTIAAESQRMINETYSAFVQSFMPTMARPEVDVLDGLTTAIIVD